The following are from one region of the Scylla paramamosain isolate STU-SP2022 chromosome 23, ASM3559412v1, whole genome shotgun sequence genome:
- the LOC135112310 gene encoding structural maintenance of chromosomes protein 4-like, producing MVDKRSKDKKKEKEKKEKDKDKDSNQNAEPENNEPQDVEMEEEEEEEGGIRIGDIYLPPPPPPACTFDSTEPRLIITHIENEFFKSYAGRQVLGPFHKNFTSIVGPNGSGKSNVIDSMLFVFGYRAQKIRSKKISVLIHSSEQHPNVQSCTVTVHFQKIMDKENDDFEVIPNSGFSVSRTAFRDNSSYYQVDGKRCQFKAVAKLLRQYGIDLDHNRFLILQGEVEQIAMMKPKALTEHDTGMLEFLEDIVGSSRFKEPIELLNKRVEDLNEARQEKLNRVKIVEKEKDELEGPKDEAVEHLRLENKITHKTHALLQYRCWEYSEAMKKAEQKKQEISEGMSDIKKKLEELEEKKKEKEGEIHTLGKRLEKVSTMKEEYSEKFKVLESEDVKMQEDLKHKNQKRKKLMAQLATDKDKLEELEKVPEKNEKSIEECVTLRNQLEATRKKEDEAYHKAMSTLNSETQQLQDEKAKYETQLIGLRKTVNETKSVVDIAQSELDIYQSTERTEKKKLEQILDGLEKAGNTAQTRRADVEKLEKAIPECNKKLKMQQDKLLRIIPELQTVENELRTQRLKLEESRSAMQSSRSRGRVMDAIMEQKRNGNIKGVFGRLGDLGGIDEKYDVAISTACGALDNIVVDGVETGKRCINFLKQSNIGTATFIALDKMEKWRVNCERPMNTPENVPRLYDLVRISDDRVKTAFYFALRDTLVATDLDQASRISYQKGRHRVVTLNGELIEAVGTMSGGGKTVLRGRMGKQAAIVNVDPQEVQGAENKVEELTQRTLELRKERGQLEDSVHQLTKDLKNMNQDCQKFKMEIDAAEQQLVNLQRQKGVQEEKVKSVKSDPAKIKAMEKDIAEKKKVYQKAAASAEEVEAEVTKIHKQIMQVTGGKMKELKKALDAVNKRLEKVNAEITKLQVAIKTAKRNSKKTQDNIAAMEKELVEVQEELRGMQAKRLEIEQAAAKVIEALETVAQEDEELGTQMAELKAERDKCVKEENKIKSAKIEIDQELDKYEEVIKENKSKASHAKKKISRLELADIPINKEEEDNAELVTLEPDELKELDPKQLEYQVTVLQEKLQESKPNLAVIQEYRKKEEMYLQRAAELDEITRQRDEQRKYHEDLRKQRLNEFMAGFTIISNKLKEMYQMITLGGDAELELVDSLDPFSEGLIFSVRPPKKSWKNITNLSGGEKTLSSLALVFALHYYKPTPLYVMDEIDAALDFKNVSIVGNYVKERTKNAQFIIISLRSQMFELADRLVGIYKTYNTTKSVTINPAKIMASLGEECTPASTTLNKTLAPTTAPTAETNA from the exons ATGGTTGACAAAAGGagcaaggacaagaagaaagagaaggagaagaaggagaaagataaagacaaaGACAGTAACCAGAATGCCGAGCCAGAGAACAACGAGCCACAAGATgttgagatggaggaggaggaggaagaggagggagggatccGCATCGGGGACATCTACCTgcctccgccaccgccgccagcgTGCACCTTTGACAGCACGGAGCCGCGACTCATCATCACTCACATCGAGAATGAATTCTTCAAGAGTTATGCTGGAAGGCAG GTGCTGGGTCCATTCCACAAGAACTTCACATCAATAGTTGGACCAAACGGCAGCGGCAAGAGCAACGTCATTGACTCCATGCTGTTCGTGTTTGGCTACCGGGCGCAGAAGATCCGGTCCAAGAAGATTTCGGTGCTGATTCACAGTTCGGAGCAGCACCCAAACGTGCAGAGCTGTACTGTCACCGTGCACTTCCAGAAAATTATGGACAAGGAGAATGATGATTTTGAAGTTATCCCCAACTCTGGTTTCTCTGTCTCCCGCACAGCTTTCAGGGACAACTCCTCATATTACCAGGTTGATGGGAAGCGCTGTCAGTTCAAGGCCGTGGCAAAACTCTTGCGGCAGTACGGCATCGACCTGGACCACAACCGCTTCCTGATCCTGCAGGGTGAGGTGGAGCAGATCGCCATGATGAAACCCAAGGCCTTGACCGAACATGACACGGGAATGCTGGAGTTCCTGGAGGATATTGTTGGCTCATCCAGATTCAAGGAGCCGATTGAGCTACTGAACAAGAGAGTGGAAGACCTGAATGAGGCTCGGCAGGAGAAGCTGAACCGGGTGAAGATTgttgagaaggagaaggatgagctGGAGGGACCCAAGGATGAAGCCGTAGAACACCTGAGACTGGAGAACAAGATAACGCATAAGACCCATGCCTTGCTGCAGTACCGGTGCTGGGAGTACTCGGAGGCCATGAAGAAGGCGgagcagaagaagcaggagatCAGTGAGGGTATGagtgacataaagaaaaaactggaggagctggaggagaagaagaaagagaaggaaggggaaattcATACTCTCGGTAAAAGGCTGGAAAAAGTGAGCACCATGAAAGAAGAATATTCTGAGAAGTTCAAAGTTCTGGAGAGTGAAGATGTCAAGATGCAGGAAGATCTCAAGCACAAAaaccagaagaggaagaagctgaTGGCTCAACTGGCTACTGACAAAGACAAGTTAGAGGAGCTGGAAAAAGTGccagagaagaatgaaaagagcaTAGAGGAATGTGTGACTCTGAGAAACCAGCTTGAGGccacaaggaagaaagaggatgaggcgTATCACAAGGCCATGTCGACTCTTAACTCAGAGACACAGCAACTGCAGGACGAGAAGGCCAAATATGAGACACAGCTCATTGGCCTCAGGAAGACTGTCAATGAAACTAAAAGTGTTGTGGACATTGCTCAGTCAGAACTGGACATTTACCAGAGTACAGAGCggacagagaagaagaagctgGAACAGATCTTGGACGGGCTGGAGAAGGCTGGGAACACGGCACAGACACGCAGGGCTGACGTGGAGAAGCTGGAGAAGGCTATTCCAGAGTGCAACAAGAAACTCAAGATGCAGCAAGACAAGCTCCTGAGGATCATCCCTGAGCTGCAGACTGTTGAGAACGAGCTGAGGACGCAGCGGCTGAAGCTAGAGGAGAGCCGCAGCGCCATGCAGTCCTCGCGCTCCCGGGGCAGAGTGATGGACGCCATcatggagcagaagaggaatgGCAACATCAAGGGAGTGTTTGGCCGCCTGGGTGACCTGGGCGGCATCGACGAGAAGTACGATGTGGCCATCAGCACGGCCTGCGGTGCACTGGACAACATTGTGGTGGACGGCGTGGAGACTGGCAAGAGGTGCATCAACTTCCTGAAGCAGAGCAACATTGGCACAGCCACCTTCATTGCCCTGGACAAGATGGAGAAGTGGCGGGTAAACTGTGAGCGGCCCATGAACACCCCAGAGAATGTGCCTCGCCTGTACGACCTGGTGCGCATCAGTGACGACCGAGTCAAGACAGCCTTCTACTTTGCCCTGAGGGACACCCTGGTGGCCACAGACCTGGACCAGGCCTCCAGGATCTCTTACCAGAAAGGGCGGCACCGTGTGGTGACCCTCAATGGGGAGCTGATCGAAGCTGTGGGCACCATGAGCGGTGGCGGCAAGACAGTGCTGCGCGGCCGCATGGGCAAGCAGGCGGCCATTGTCAATGTGGATCCCCAGGAGGTTCAGGGTGCGGAGAACAAGGTGGAGGAGCTGACGCAGCGCACCTTGGAGCTGCGGAAGGAGCGGGGCCAGCTGGAGGACTCGGTGCACCAGCTGACCAAGGACCTGAAGAACATGAACCAGGACTGTCAGAAGTTCAAGATGGAGATTGATGCCGCTGAGCAGCAGCTTGTCAATCTCCAGCGACAGAAGGGTgtgcaggaggagaaagtaaaatCTGTTAAATCTGATCCTGCAAAAATTAAGGCAATGGAGAAAGACATTGctgagaagaagaaggtgtACCAGAAAGCGGCTGCTTCCGCTGAagaggtggaggcggaggtgACAAAGATCCACAAGCAGATCATGCAGGTGACAGGCGGCAAGATGAAGGAGCTCAAGAAGGCCCTGGATGCCGTCAACAAGAGGCTGGAGAAGGTCAATGCGGAGATCACCAAGCTGCAG GTTGCCATTAAAACTGCAAAGCGAAACAGCAAGAAGACACAGGACAACATCGCAGCCATGGAGAAGGAGCTGGTGGAGGTGCAGGAAGAGCTGAGGGGCATGCAGGCCAAGCGCTTAGAGATTGAGCAGGCTGCGGCAAAAGTGATTGAGGCCCTGGAGACTGTTgct CAAGAGGATGAGGAGCTTGGGACACAGATGGCGGAGCTGAAGGCCGAGCGCGACaagtgtgtgaaggaggagaataaaatcAAGTCTGCCAAGATTGAGATTGACCAGGAGTTAGACAAATATGAAGAAGTCATCAAGGAGAACAAGTCCAAAGCTTCACATGCAAAGAAAAAG ATCAGCCGCTTGGAGTTGGCCGACATCCCCatcaacaaggaggaggaggacaatgctGAGCTGGTGACCCTGGAGCCTGATGAGCTGAAGGAGCTGGACCCCAAGCAGCTGGAGTACCAGGTCACTGTCCTGCAAGAGAAGCTGCAGGAGTCCAAACCCAACCTGGCCGTCATTCAGGAGTACCGCAAGAAG GAGGAGATGTACCTGCAGCGTGCGGCAGAGCTGGACGAGATCACCCGGCAGAGAGATGAGCAGCGCAAGTACCATGAGGACCTGAGGAAGCAGCGCCTCAATGAGTTCATGGCTGGCTTCACCATCATCTCCAACAAGCTGAAGGAGATGTACCAGATGATCACCCTGGGCGGCGATGCAGAGCTGGAGCTGGTGGACTCCCTCGACCCATTCAGTGAGGGGCTCATCTTCAG tgttcGGCCACCCAAAAAGTCTTGGAAGAACATCACTAATCTGtctggaggagagaagacgCTGTCCTCTCTGGCCCTGGTGTTTGCCCTGCATTACTACAAGCCCACGCCACTTTACGTCATGGATGAGATAGATGCTGCCCTCGACTTTAAGAATGTGTCTATAGTTGGCAATTATGTTAAG GAACGAACAAAGAATGCCCAGTTCATCATCATATCACTGCGGTCCCAGATGTTTGAACTTGCAGACCGGCTGGTGGGGATCTATAAGACTTACAACACCACCAAGTCTGTCACCATCAACCCTGCCAAGATCATGGCCAGCCTAGGTGAGGAGTGCACCCCAGCATCCACCACCCTCAACAAAACACTTGCGCCCACCACGGCCCCCACAGCGGAGACTAATGCGTAG